A single genomic interval of Ischnura elegans chromosome 3, ioIscEleg1.1, whole genome shotgun sequence harbors:
- the LOC124155219 gene encoding piggyBac transposable element-derived protein 1-like produces the protein MSSKEFLTLKEVVEYLDVLSDDELSEYELCQLPPEEDHRLTDEEDVNENDLGEIIPADTCGKISLTLPNRDDDGEKEKDSLSRRKGVKQKSITMGKGNVWKKLNQFEKEIPSEPMRGLDNHLEELVALEPIELFFKYLPQQYLSHVANMSSLYAQQKGSSLDVTWEEIAQFFGILLFSGYHTVPQENLYWCSAEDMSIPIIPSVMPRNRFKDIKRYFHLSDNNMLQKGD, from the exons ATGAGCTCAAAGGAGTTTCTTACTTTGAAAGAAGTAGTCGAATATTTAGACGTTCTAAGTGACGATGAACTGTCGGAATACGAGTTGTGCCAGCTTCCCCCTGAAGAGGACCACCGTTTGACGGATGAAGAAGATGTCAATGAAAATGATCTAGGGGAAATTATTCCGGCTGACACGTGTGGGAAAATCAGCCTCACTCTACCAAACAGAGATgatgatggagagaaagagaaagacagTCTGTCTAGAAGGAAAGGAGTAAAACAGAAAAGCATTACTATGGGAAAAg GCAATGTTTGGAAGAAGCTGaatcaatttgaaaaagaaattccgTCAGAACCAATGCGGGGGCTAGATAATCATCTGGAGGAACTGGTTGCCTTGGAACCGATTGAACTCTTCTTCAAGTATTTACCACAGCAGTACTTGAGTCATGTTGCAAACATGTCCTCTCTTTATGCCCAACAAAAAGGCTCATCTCTTGATGTTACGTGGGAAGAGATTGCTCAGTTCTTCGGAATACTTTTGTTCAGTGGATACCACACAGTCCCCCAAGAAAATTTGTATTGGTGTTCTGCAGAGGATATGTCGATTCCAATTATTCCATCAGTGATGCCCAGGAATCGTTTCAAAGACATAAAAAGATACTTTCACTTGTCCGATAACAACATGTTGCAAAAGGGTGACTAA